From Callithrix jacchus isolate 240 chromosome 3, calJac240_pri, whole genome shotgun sequence, a single genomic window includes:
- the SYNPO2 gene encoding synaptopodin-2 isoform X2, translating to MGTGDFICISMTGGAPWGFRLQGGKEQKQPLQVAKIRNQSKASGSGLCEGDEVVSINGNPCADLTYPEVIKLMESITDSLQMLIKRPSSGMSEALMSENENKNHEHLTHGGYVESTTLQIRPATKTQCTEFFLAPVKSEVPLAEDQRSSPDCAGDLKEETGLSYQRAPQMPDSQRGCTAEELILREKAEVEQPGPVVELQLSLSQERHKGTSGPLVALPGAEKSESPDPDPSLSQDRIVHINSIPTNEKADPFLRSSKKIIQISSGRELRVIQESEAGAAGLPQVEVILDCSDRQKTEGCRLQAGKGCVDSPVEGGQSEAPPSLVFFAVSSEGTEQGEDPRSEKDHSRPHKHRARHARLRRSESLSEKQVKEAKSKCKSIALLLTDAPNPNSKGVLMFKKRRRRARKYTLVSYGTGELEREADEEEDGDKEDTSEVAFLGASESEVDEELLSDIDDSTQVVNFDWDSGLVDIEKKLNRGDKMEMLPDTTGKGALMFAKRRERMDQITAQKEEDKAGGMPSREQDAAQTDGLRTMTSYQRKEEESVRTQSSVSKSYIEVSHGLGHVPQQNGFSGASETANIQRMVPMNRTAKPFPGSVNQPATPFSPTRNMTSPIADFPAPPPYSAVTPPPDAFSRGVSSPIAGPAQPPPWPQPAPWSQPAFYDSSERIASRDERISVPAKRTGILQEAKRRSTTKPMFTFKEPKVSPNPELLSLLQNSEGKRGTGAGGDSGPEEDYLSLGAEACNFMQSTSAKQKTPPPVAPKPAVKSSSSQPVTPVSPVWSPGVAPTQPLAFPTSGPSKGTIVSSIKIAQPSYPPARPASALNLAGPFKGPQAAVASQNYTPKPTVPTPTVNAAQPGAVGPSNELPGMSGRGAQLFAKRQSRMEKYVVDSDTVQAHAARAQSPTPSLPASWKYSSNVRAPPPVAYNPIHSPSYPLAALKSQPSAAQASKVGKKKGKKPLNALDVMKHQPYQLNASLFTFQPPDAKDGLPQKSSVKVNSALAMKQALPPRPVNAASPMNVQASSVYSVPAYTSPPSFFVEASSPVSASPVPVAIPTSPKQESASSSYFVAPRPKFSAKKSGVTIQVLCKSGISSQDITRTYFPAYLSFST from the exons ATTCGAAATCAGAGCAAAGCCTCAGGGTCTGGGCTCTGTGAGGGAGATGAAGTGGTTTCCATCAATGGCAACCCTTGTGCAGATCTTACCTACCCTGAAGTCATCAAGCTCATGGAAAGCATAACAGACTCTCtccaaatgctcatcaaaag ACCATCCAGTGGAATGAGTGAGGCTTTGAtgtctgaaaatgaaaacaaaaaccacgagCATCTCACACATGGAGGGTATGTGGAAAGCACCACCCTGCAGATTCGACCAGCCACAAAGACCCAGTGCACAGAGTTCTTCCTTGCGCCTGTCAAGAGTGAAGTTCCCCTAGCTGAGGACCAAAGAAGTAGTCCCGATTGTGCAGGGGACTTGAAGGAAGaaacaggcctgagctaccaaaGGGCTCCCCAAATGCCTGACTCCCAAAGAGGATGCACGGCAGAAGAGCTGATCTTAAGGGAGAAGGCAGAAGTAGAACAGCCCGGCCCTGTGGTTGAGCTGCAACTCTCCCTTTCCCAGGAGAGACATAAGGGCACAAGTGGCCCTTTAGTGGCTCTCCCGGGAGCTGAAAAATCTGAGTCACCTGACCCAGACCCTAGCTTGTCACAAGACAGGATTGTCCACATAAACTCGATCCCTACCAATGAGAAAGCAGACCCTTTCCTGAGGTCCAGCAAGAAGATAATCCAGATCTCCAGTGGCAGAGAGTTGAGAGTGATCCAGGAAAGTGAAGCAGGAGCTGCGGGACTGCCCCAGGTGGAAGTGATCCTCGACTGCTCTGACAGGCAGAAGACAGAAGGGTGCAGGCTTCAGGCAGGAAAGGGGTGTGTGGATTCTCCAGTGGAAGGAGGGCAGTCAGAAGCACCTCCTTCTCTGGTATTCTTTGCCGTCTCATCAGAAGGCACAGAGCAGGGAGAAGATCCACGCTCAGAAAAGGATCACAGCAGACCTCACAAGCACCGGGCGCGGCATGCAC GGCTCAGGAGGAGTGAAAGCCTGTCGGAAAAACAAGTGAAGGAAGCAAAATCTAAATGCAAAAGCATTGCCCTTCTTCTAACAGATGCTCCCAACCCCAACTCCAAGGGGGTGTTGATGTTTAAGAAGCGACGTCGGAGGGCCAGGAAATACACCCTAGTTAGCTACGGTACTGGCGAGCTTGAGCGAGAGGCAGACGAGGAGGAAGACGGTGACAAGGAGGATACAAGTGAAGTAGCATTTCTTGGTGCAAGTGAGTCAGAGGTGGATGAAGAGTTACTGTCTGACATTGACGACAGCACACAAGTTGTGAACTTTGACTGGGATTCTGGACTGGTGGACATTGAAAAGAAACTGAACAGAGGGGACAAGATGGAGATGTTACCAGACACCACAGGCAAGGGAGCCCTCATGTTTgccaagaggagggagagaatggaTCAGATCACAGCCCAAAAAgaagaggacaaggcaggtggaatgCCAAGCAGAGAACAAGATGCTGCCCAGACAGATGGCCTGAGAACCATGACTTCTTaccaaagaaaggaggaagagtcGGTGAGAACGCAGAGCTCTGTGAGCAAAAGCTACATCGAGGTGAGTCATGGTCTTGGCCATGTGCCCCAACAGAATGGCTTCAGTGGGGCATCTGAGACAGCAAACATCCAGAGGATGGTTCCCATGAATAGAACAGCCAAACCCTTCCCAGGGTCTGTGAACCAGCCAGCCACCCCCTTCTCGCCAACCCGAAACATGACGAGTCCCATTGCTGACTTTCCTGCACCTCCACCTTACTCTGCAGTCACTCCTCCCCCTGATGCCTTCTCCAGAGGGGTATCAAGTCCGATTGCTGGCCCAGCACAGCCCCCTCCATGGCCTCAGCCTGCCCCATGGTCCCAGCCAGCCTTTTACGATTCATCTGAGCGAATAGCTTCCAGAGATGAGAGGATCTCAGTGCCAGCAaaaagaacaggaatattgcaGGAAGCCAAAAGGAGAAGCACGACAAAACCCATGTTTACTTTTAAAGAGCCCAAAGTAAGCCCAAATCCTGAACTCTTGTCACTCCTTCAAAATTCAGAAGGCAAACGGGGCACTGGAGCTGGAGGTGATTCCGGACCGGAAGAAGACTACCTCAGCTTGGGAGCAGAGGCTTGCAATTTCATGCAAAGCACCTCTGCCAAACAAAAGACCCCACCTCCTGTTGCTCCAAAACCTGCAGTCAAGTCCTCATCCTCCCAACCAGTAACTCCAGTTTCCCCAGTCTGGTCTCCAGGAGTGGCTCCCACCCAACCTCTGGCCTTCCCCACATCTGGCCCATCAAAGGGCACTATTGTCTCCTCCATCAAAATAGCCCAGCCTTCTTACCCTCCTGCCCGGCCTGCAAGCGCTTTAAACCTGGCTGGTCCCTTCAAAGGACCACAAGCAGCAGTAGCCAGTCAGAATTACACACCCAAACCAACAGTTCCCACACCAACAGTCAATGCTGCTCAGCCTGGTGCAGTGGGACCATCCAATGAGCTTCCAGGAATGAGTGGGAGAGGAGCTCAGCTCTTTGCTAAAAGGCAGTCCAGAATGGAGAAATATGTGGTCGATTCAGACACGGTGCAGGCCCACGCTGCTCGAGCTCAGTCCCCCACTCCATCTCTCCCAGCCAGTTGGAAGTACTCCTCCAATGTCAGAGCACCTCCTCCTGTGGCTTATAATCCTATCCACTCCCCCTCCTACCCACTAGCTGCTCTCAAGTCTCAGCCATCAGCCGCACAAGCTTCCAAAGTCGGcaagaaaaaggggaagaaacCGCTCAATGCACTAGATGTCATGAAGCACCAACCGTATCAGCTCAATGCATCCTTGTTTACTTTCCAACCTCCAGATGCAAAGGATGGCCTCCCTCAAAAGTCATCAGTCAAGGTCAATTCAGCCCTGGCCATGAAGCAAGCTCTTCCTCCTCGGCCAGTGAATGCTGCCTCACCTATGAATGTGCAGGCCTCGTCAGTGTACTCGGTACCAGCCTATACCTCTCCCCCATCCTTCTTTGTAGAGGCCTCCTCACCAGTCAGCGCATCCCCAGTGCCTGTGGCCATTCCCACCTCGCCAAAGCAGGAATCAGCCTCTTCATCTTATTTTGTGGCACCAAGGCCAAAGTTCTCAGCCAAGAAAAGTGGTGTCACAATTCAGGT